The Vescimonas coprocola genome includes a window with the following:
- the rpoN gene encoding RNA polymerase factor sigma-54: MELELRQEQQLSMRQLHSLRLLQMGRLEIREYLESVAQENPTVELELPHEEEPLTRRAERWLDRWRWLEENDRQNSYYERPNQEEEDSPMNRIGTDGGLAETLESFLCRQIAGLEVPERQRQLLYYLVGCLEDSGYLTVPTEELAAGAGVPEEELRRGIARLQTLEPAGVGAADLSQCLYLQLQRIGDDGPATQIVLHHLEALARNRYHQIAQTLHISQEEVRRAQQRIRQLDPRPGRQFSPPEPAPMVYPDVFVVEQEGEFVCDDHRRPAPMLHLNRYYQDLYRQTDDPEVKKYLAEKLVQAENVLFALRQRESTMLRCARFVAAGQQAFFRDGPRALRPMYMTEAAQALDVHLSTVSRAVKDKYLQCRQGVFPLSYFFSAPAPDGSDVSRRAVLLRLRELIDGEDKAHPLSDEKLRCLLEQKGCVLSRRTVAKYREELGIPGTAGRRE; the protein is encoded by the coding sequence GTGGAACTGGAGCTGAGGCAGGAACAACAGCTGTCCATGCGGCAGCTGCATAGTCTGCGGCTGCTGCAAATGGGGCGGCTGGAGATACGGGAGTATCTGGAGAGCGTGGCGCAGGAAAACCCCACGGTGGAGCTGGAGCTGCCCCACGAGGAGGAGCCTCTGACCCGGCGGGCCGAGCGCTGGCTGGACCGCTGGCGCTGGCTGGAGGAAAACGACCGCCAGAACAGCTACTATGAGCGGCCCAATCAGGAGGAAGAGGACTCCCCCATGAACCGTATCGGCACCGATGGCGGTCTGGCGGAGACGTTGGAGAGCTTTCTGTGCCGCCAGATCGCCGGACTGGAGGTGCCGGAGAGGCAGCGGCAGCTGCTTTACTATCTGGTGGGCTGTCTGGAGGACAGCGGGTACCTCACCGTGCCGACGGAGGAGCTGGCCGCCGGGGCTGGTGTGCCGGAGGAGGAGTTGCGCCGCGGCATCGCACGGCTGCAGACGCTGGAGCCGGCGGGAGTGGGGGCTGCGGATCTGAGCCAGTGCCTGTACCTGCAGCTGCAGCGCATCGGAGACGACGGCCCCGCCACCCAGATCGTGCTGCATCATCTGGAGGCGCTGGCCAGGAACCGCTATCACCAGATCGCACAGACCCTGCATATCTCGCAGGAGGAGGTGCGCCGGGCCCAGCAGCGCATCCGGCAGCTGGATCCCCGGCCGGGGCGACAGTTCAGCCCGCCGGAGCCGGCCCCCATGGTGTACCCGGATGTGTTTGTGGTGGAGCAGGAGGGGGAGTTCGTCTGCGATGACCACCGGCGTCCGGCCCCCATGCTGCACCTGAACCGGTATTATCAGGATCTGTACCGCCAGACGGATGATCCGGAGGTCAAAAAGTATCTGGCGGAGAAGCTGGTGCAGGCGGAGAACGTGTTGTTTGCCCTGCGGCAGCGGGAGAGCACCATGCTGCGCTGCGCCCGGTTCGTGGCGGCGGGGCAGCAGGCATTCTTCCGGGATGGACCCCGTGCCTTGCGGCCCATGTACATGACGGAGGCGGCACAGGCGCTGGACGTGCATCTGTCCACCGTCAGCCGTGCGGTGAAGGACAAGTACCTCCAGTGCCGGCAGGGGGTGTTCCCCCTGAGCTACTTTTTCTCCGCTCCAGCCCCGGACGGCAGCGATGTCAGCCGCCGGGCGGTGCTGCTGCGGCTGCGGGAGCTGATCGACGGGGAGGACAAGGCTCATCCCCTGTCGGATGAAAAGCTGCGGTGCCTGCTGGAGCAGAAGGGCTGTGTTTTGTCCCGGCGCACCGTGGCCAAGTACCGGGAGGAGCTGGGCATCCCCGGCACGGCGGGCCGCCGGGAGTAA
- the eno gene encoding phosphopyruvate hydratase, translated as MKIQDLRAREIIDCKGKPLLEVDIITEDGTMGRAASPSGISAGEHEAMVLRDGDRSRYDGNGVRKAVEMAEKVVLPAIRGMDVLDQQALDRRLMELDGTPNKSRLGGNVTYSTSLAVMRAGCQLRHVSQYRYLNPGDIRTIPLPTSDMFAGGSYEDDTMPVQETTIVPYKASSIAEATEILCKVYKKLPEVIREFQGGRRPEIGAMSEYMAPSTDFMDCLDILYETAKRCHCEEKIAFHMDCAFSEIYDAKRGTYHYCGREVDLDEIIGILKQATEKYNFLYIEDPVDENDWEGWVKAAKALDRTTLCGDDLTVTNIDYLRKALDMGACGAFVFKPNQVGTVTEAMEAQRYAVEHGMFSIPSIRAGGVSDDPVADMGIAGGAAAVKLGPPKFGHAIHIVNSLLRAETELPAAKPFDFSPFVKF; from the coding sequence ATGAAAATTCAGGATTTGCGGGCCAGAGAGATCATCGACTGCAAGGGAAAGCCCCTGCTGGAGGTGGATATCATCACCGAGGATGGCACCATGGGCCGGGCAGCGTCCCCCTCCGGTATCTCCGCCGGGGAACACGAGGCTATGGTGCTGCGGGACGGTGACCGGAGCCGTTATGACGGCAACGGCGTCCGCAAGGCCGTGGAGATGGCGGAGAAGGTGGTCCTGCCTGCCATCCGGGGCATGGACGTGCTGGACCAGCAGGCGCTGGACCGCCGTCTCATGGAGCTGGACGGCACCCCCAACAAGTCCCGTCTGGGGGGCAATGTCACGTACAGCACGTCGCTGGCGGTCATGCGGGCCGGATGCCAGCTGCGCCATGTGTCCCAGTACCGCTATCTGAACCCCGGTGACATTCGCACCATCCCCCTGCCCACCTCGGATATGTTCGCCGGAGGCAGCTATGAGGACGACACCATGCCGGTGCAGGAGACCACCATTGTTCCCTATAAGGCATCCTCCATCGCTGAGGCTACGGAGATCCTCTGCAAGGTCTATAAGAAGCTGCCGGAGGTCATCCGGGAGTTTCAGGGGGGCCGCCGTCCGGAGATCGGCGCCATGTCGGAGTATATGGCCCCCAGCACCGATTTCATGGACTGTCTGGATATCCTCTATGAGACGGCCAAGCGCTGCCACTGCGAGGAGAAGATCGCCTTCCATATGGACTGCGCTTTCAGCGAGATCTACGACGCCAAGCGGGGTACCTATCACTACTGCGGCCGGGAGGTGGATCTGGACGAGATCATCGGCATCCTGAAGCAGGCCACGGAGAAGTACAACTTCCTCTACATCGAGGATCCGGTGGACGAGAACGACTGGGAGGGCTGGGTGAAGGCCGCCAAGGCGCTGGATCGTACCACCCTCTGCGGCGACGACCTCACCGTCACCAACATCGACTATCTTCGCAAGGCACTGGACATGGGGGCCTGCGGGGCCTTCGTCTTTAAGCCCAATCAGGTGGGGACCGTTACGGAGGCTATGGAAGCCCAGCGCTATGCCGTGGAGCACGGAATGTTCTCCATCCCCTCCATCCGGGCGGGCGGCGTCAGCGACGACCCTGTGGCGGACATGGGCATCGCCGGCGGAGCGGCGGCGGTGAAGCTGGGCCCGCCCAAATTCGGTCACGCCATTCACATCGTCAACTCTCTGCTGCGGGCGGAGACGGAGCTGCCGGCAGCCAAGCCCTTCGACTTCTCGCCCTTCGTGAAGTTCTGA
- a CDS encoding mandelate racemase/muconate lactonizing enzyme family protein, whose translation MKIIDAKLQVVEVPLPHPFPSTWNPGNPETKLFVTIAEIITDDGIHGYGAACDSSQLLAGIWDTHIRPLVIGKEITQVEAINTGLVNASLYAYRPWCVEVAVWDALGKYANLPIYKMLGGVQDKVLAYASTGSLKSVEERVEDAERYIAEGFKMMKLRAHHDDPFEDVRIIAEIKKRVGDKLKIAVDANQGWFFTGKRSVAKWDLKKALNVCRAFEEIGIEWIEEPLYGYDFEGLAELRKRTTLHVAGGELNAQVHEYRDLIKHNCFDIYQMDVVLSGGFVQNRKVAAMAEAENKIYTPHTWTHGMGMAAALHMAGAVSNCPFIEYCYDPPYWPYEVRDMMLTEPLVVDKDGYIAVPQKPGLGVEINHELMDKYTVLRK comes from the coding sequence GTGAAAATTATCGACGCGAAGCTGCAGGTGGTGGAAGTCCCCCTGCCCCATCCCTTCCCCTCCACCTGGAACCCCGGCAATCCGGAGACCAAGCTGTTCGTTACCATCGCTGAGATCATCACCGATGACGGTATCCACGGCTACGGTGCCGCCTGCGACTCCTCCCAGCTGCTGGCGGGTATCTGGGACACCCACATCCGCCCGCTGGTCATCGGCAAGGAGATCACGCAGGTGGAGGCCATCAACACCGGCCTCGTCAACGCCTCCCTGTACGCCTACCGCCCCTGGTGCGTGGAGGTAGCCGTGTGGGATGCACTGGGCAAATACGCCAACCTCCCCATCTACAAGATGCTGGGCGGCGTGCAGGATAAGGTTCTGGCCTACGCCAGCACCGGCTCCCTGAAGTCCGTGGAGGAGCGTGTGGAGGACGCTGAGCGGTATATTGCCGAGGGCTTCAAGATGATGAAGCTCCGTGCTCACCACGACGATCCCTTCGAGGACGTCCGTATCATCGCCGAGATCAAAAAGCGGGTAGGCGACAAGCTGAAGATCGCCGTGGACGCCAATCAGGGCTGGTTCTTCACCGGCAAGCGGTCCGTGGCCAAGTGGGATCTGAAGAAGGCTCTGAACGTGTGCCGTGCCTTCGAGGAGATCGGCATCGAGTGGATCGAGGAGCCCCTGTACGGCTACGACTTCGAGGGTCTGGCAGAGCTGCGCAAGCGCACCACCCTCCATGTGGCCGGCGGCGAGCTGAACGCTCAGGTCCACGAGTACCGTGACCTCATCAAGCACAACTGCTTCGACATCTATCAGATGGACGTGGTGCTCTCCGGCGGCTTCGTGCAGAACCGGAAGGTGGCGGCCATGGCGGAAGCGGAGAACAAGATCTACACCCCCCACACCTGGACTCACGGCATGGGTATGGCCGCCGCCCTGCATATGGCGGGTGCCGTCAGCAACTGCCCCTTCATCGAGTACTGCTACGATCCTCCCTACTGGCCCTACGAGGTGCGTGACATGATGCTCACGGAGCCTCTGGTGGTGGATAAGGACGGCTATATTGCCGTGCCCCAGAAGCCGGGCCTTGGCGTGGAGATCAACCACGAGCTTATGGACAAGTACACCGTGCTGCGGAAGTGA
- a CDS encoding DUF2156 domain-containing protein, with product MPFQKMTIDDIPVIAPYFRFVTTNTCDFTVGGMFMWRDYFHMAWQVKDGVLYSTLTGEDGNLYYNLPLGEDIPAGLRQCLARHPERPVRFCTIPEADLPLFRELPGRVEITEEENFADYLYSAEEMIQLSGKKFSGQRNHISRFLRTCQSWSFEPLDSTDAAEVEAFFHTLNKKLNYAPGEAAEENHKVQEVLEHLDQYGLVGGVLRADGAIVGFTLGEVLRDTLYIHIEKADRDYPGAYQMLCRQFCTAYADGLAYVNREEDMGDLGLRKAKRDLHPVTQLKKYTVEVW from the coding sequence ATGCCTTTTCAGAAAATGACCATCGATGATATCCCGGTGATCGCCCCATATTTCCGCTTCGTCACCACCAACACCTGCGATTTCACCGTGGGCGGGATGTTCATGTGGCGGGACTACTTCCACATGGCGTGGCAGGTGAAGGACGGCGTGCTGTACTCCACCCTCACCGGTGAGGACGGAAATCTCTACTACAACCTGCCATTGGGGGAGGACATCCCCGCCGGACTGCGGCAGTGTCTGGCCCGCCACCCGGAGCGGCCGGTGCGGTTCTGCACCATCCCGGAGGCGGATCTGCCCCTGTTCCGGGAGCTGCCGGGCCGGGTGGAGATCACGGAGGAGGAGAATTTTGCCGACTATCTGTACTCCGCTGAGGAGATGATCCAGCTGTCCGGCAAGAAGTTCAGCGGCCAGCGCAACCACATCAGCCGTTTCCTCCGTACCTGCCAGAGCTGGAGCTTCGAGCCGCTGGACAGCACCGACGCAGCGGAGGTGGAGGCCTTTTTTCACACCCTGAACAAGAAGCTCAACTACGCCCCCGGAGAGGCGGCGGAGGAAAACCACAAGGTGCAGGAGGTGCTGGAGCATCTGGATCAGTACGGTCTGGTGGGCGGCGTTCTCCGGGCCGACGGGGCCATCGTGGGCTTCACACTGGGGGAGGTGCTGCGGGACACCCTGTACATCCACATTGAGAAGGCGGACCGGGACTACCCCGGCGCCTATCAGATGCTGTGCCGCCAGTTCTGCACCGCCTATGCCGACGGTCTTGCGTATGTGAACCGGGAGGAGGACATGGGGGATCTGGGCCTGCGGAAGGCCAAGCGGGATCTGCACCCGGTGACGCAGCTGAAGAAGTACACCGTGGAGGTGTGGTGA
- a CDS encoding Na+/H+ antiporter NhaC family protein, translating to MEFSPTLLAIVPPLLAIVLAVITRQVVLSLFIAVFVGAVMLCGGNLWEGFYSTFFDYILPGFEDTDHQRILALTTFCGGLSLLLEKNGGAQAFANAVSRGAGKTRRGAQVLTWLGGVFVWFSDSTNPVLVGPICRSFTDKVKVSREKLAYIVDSTTAAVPTLFPISAWGAYIIGLIATFYTSTGYTGNPQTDFVAGIPYQYYTIGSILMVLIIAVTGWDYGPMKKAEDRALLTGKLFRDGAEIRREVEQEELPEGAKPSIWNMLVPVIVLLVFIFVGLFYTGDIKTNGIFGALANGSSLRALDTAFILASISAIIMGMITKVWNFKKALSTFIEGCTGMMEVLMILMLAWGIGSICSACGTSTWIVSTCESFLTPTSMCAIIFIAACLTSFSTGSSWSVFAIFIPIAVSLAISIGAPVGMAIGVVLSGGIFGDHCSPISDTTVMSSMGSSCDHIDHVRTQLPYALTVAGSSLVGYIVSGLMKGGAFVGLAITLVLICLVSFLLNKHVGRGKDAKASQDAA from the coding sequence ATGGAGTTTTCACCTACCCTATTGGCCATCGTTCCCCCTCTGCTGGCCATTGTCCTGGCGGTCATCACACGCCAGGTCGTGCTGTCCCTGTTCATTGCCGTGTTCGTCGGTGCCGTGATGCTGTGCGGCGGTAATCTGTGGGAGGGCTTTTACAGCACCTTCTTCGATTACATCCTCCCCGGCTTCGAGGATACCGACCACCAGCGCATCCTGGCGCTGACCACCTTCTGCGGCGGTTTGTCGCTGCTGCTGGAAAAGAACGGAGGCGCCCAAGCCTTCGCCAATGCCGTCAGCCGCGGCGCAGGCAAGACCCGCCGGGGCGCTCAGGTGCTGACTTGGCTGGGCGGCGTGTTCGTCTGGTTCTCCGATTCCACCAACCCCGTGCTGGTAGGCCCCATCTGCCGCAGCTTTACCGATAAGGTAAAGGTCTCCCGTGAGAAGCTGGCCTACATCGTGGACTCCACCACGGCGGCCGTCCCCACTCTGTTCCCCATCTCCGCCTGGGGCGCTTACATCATCGGCCTCATCGCCACCTTCTACACCTCCACCGGCTATACCGGCAATCCTCAGACAGACTTCGTGGCCGGTATCCCCTATCAGTACTACACCATCGGCTCCATCCTCATGGTGCTCATCATCGCCGTCACCGGCTGGGACTACGGCCCCATGAAGAAGGCCGAGGACCGTGCGCTGCTCACCGGCAAGCTGTTCCGTGACGGCGCCGAGATCCGCCGTGAGGTCGAGCAGGAGGAGCTTCCGGAAGGTGCCAAGCCCTCCATCTGGAATATGCTGGTTCCCGTCATCGTGCTGCTGGTGTTCATCTTCGTGGGCCTGTTCTACACCGGTGACATCAAGACCAATGGCATCTTTGGTGCGCTGGCCAACGGCAGCTCCCTGCGGGCGCTGGATACCGCCTTCATTCTGGCCTCCATCTCCGCCATCATCATGGGCATGATCACCAAGGTCTGGAACTTCAAGAAGGCCCTGAGCACCTTCATCGAGGGCTGCACGGGCATGATGGAGGTCCTGATGATCCTCATGCTGGCCTGGGGCATCGGCAGCATCTGCTCCGCCTGCGGCACTTCCACTTGGATCGTCAGCACCTGCGAGAGCTTCCTGACCCCCACCTCTATGTGCGCTATCATCTTCATCGCTGCCTGCCTGACCTCCTTCTCCACCGGCAGTTCCTGGAGCGTATTCGCCATCTTCATCCCCATCGCCGTGTCCCTGGCCATCTCCATCGGCGCCCCCGTAGGCATGGCCATCGGCGTGGTGCTGTCCGGCGGTATCTTCGGCGACCACTGCTCCCCCATCTCCGACACCACCGTCATGTCCTCCATGGGCTCCTCCTGCGACCACATCGACCACGTGCGCACGCAGCTGCCCTACGCCCTGACGGTAGCCGGCTCGTCTCTGGTAGGCTATATCGTCAGCGGCCTGATGAAAGGCGGTGCCTTCGTGGGGCTTGCCATCACGCTGGTGCTCATCTGCCTGGTGTCCTTCCTGCTGAACAAGCACGTGGGCCGTGGCAAGGATGCCAAGGCCTCTCAGGATGCCGCCTGA
- the udp gene encoding uridine phosphorylase, with amino-acid sequence MQKLEKQFHIHCVEGDVGRYVILPGDPGRCEKIAALFDNAHFVAQNREYTIYTGTLLGEKVSVCSTGIGGPSAAIAMEELHNIGADTFIRVGTCGGIDLDVRSGDVVVATGAIRFEHTSREYAPIEYPAVANFEVTTALVEASRALGKRTQVGVVQCKDAFYGQHSPARMPVSYELLNKWEAWKRLGVKASEMESAALFVVADALGCRCGSCFHVIWNQEREAAGLDQDMSEDTTSAVQVGVEALKRLIAADRFQKEQ; translated from the coding sequence ATGCAAAAACTGGAGAAACAATTTCACATCCACTGTGTGGAGGGCGACGTGGGCCGGTATGTGATCCTGCCCGGCGACCCCGGCCGCTGCGAAAAAATCGCCGCCCTGTTTGACAACGCACACTTCGTGGCCCAGAATCGGGAGTACACCATTTACACCGGCACCCTGCTGGGGGAGAAGGTCTCCGTCTGCTCCACCGGCATCGGCGGCCCTTCGGCCGCCATCGCCATGGAGGAGCTGCACAATATCGGCGCCGACACCTTTATCCGGGTGGGTACCTGCGGCGGCATCGATCTGGATGTCCGCTCCGGCGACGTGGTGGTGGCCACCGGCGCCATCCGCTTCGAGCATACCAGCCGGGAGTATGCGCCCATCGAGTACCCCGCCGTGGCCAACTTCGAGGTGACCACAGCGCTGGTGGAGGCGTCTCGTGCGCTGGGCAAGCGGACGCAGGTGGGCGTGGTGCAGTGCAAGGACGCCTTCTACGGTCAGCACAGCCCCGCCAGGATGCCGGTGTCCTATGAGCTGCTGAACAAGTGGGAGGCGTGGAAGCGTCTGGGCGTCAAGGCCAGCGAGATGGAGTCCGCTGCCCTGTTCGTGGTGGCGGATGCGCTGGGCTGCCGCTGCGGCTCCTGCTTCCATGTGATCTGGAATCAGGAGCGGGAGGCCGCCGGTCTGGATCAGGACATGAGCGAGGACACCACCTCCGCCGTGCAGGTGGGCGTGGAGGCCCTGAAGCGCCTTATCGCCGCCGATCGGTTCCAGAAGGAGCAGTAA
- a CDS encoding DUF3592 domain-containing protein has protein sequence MWKQNRSLFAYFRFMGYVMMIVGIYLIVNGIKDYAEQSRQKDWLTTQATVTDVSSEVVSSSPGRHGSNSSTYYIMAYEYAVDGETYTGRTGRMSSPRLIGTVITVKYDPEMPEENTAILSPNTHNLLVLLILGTAIAVVGFSLSGVLELLRSLLRRTHTEELKKSVPETDTGFDSTAIAKIPAKQWVPRLAAWLLAFVALVLFVKFFLTSGTSDLDKFRKAAAAAGYTAVDSTEDIRQSWGVGSMLIRSVSVHEDSLRLDYCRLDSADACYRFYAAATLPITGEVTESNTFTGQVYAVDSPTNFAAKIRSGQIMLYVYTTQEGKADVLAFLEAAGWWSE, from the coding sequence ATGTGGAAGCAGAATCGATCATTATTCGCCTACTTCCGATTCATGGGCTATGTGATGATGATTGTGGGCATCTACCTGATCGTAAACGGGATCAAGGACTATGCAGAGCAATCCCGCCAGAAGGACTGGCTCACCACGCAGGCAACGGTCACGGATGTCTCCAGCGAGGTAGTCAGCTCTTCGCCCGGAAGGCATGGTAGCAACAGCAGTACCTACTACATTATGGCATATGAGTATGCCGTGGACGGTGAAACCTATACGGGCCGCACAGGGCGTATGTCATCGCCCCGTCTGATTGGTACTGTCATTACCGTGAAATATGACCCGGAAATGCCGGAAGAGAATACGGCGATTCTCTCTCCCAATACCCACAATCTGCTGGTCCTTTTGATTTTGGGAACGGCCATCGCAGTGGTGGGCTTTTCCCTCTCTGGGGTGCTGGAGCTACTTCGCAGCCTTCTGCGAAGGACGCACACAGAGGAGCTGAAGAAATCGGTTCCGGAGACAGACACGGGATTTGATTCAACGGCCATTGCAAAAATCCCGGCGAAGCAGTGGGTCCCCCGACTTGCGGCTTGGCTTCTTGCGTTCGTCGCCCTCGTCCTTTTCGTGAAATTCTTCCTCACGTCGGGAACTTCGGACTTGGATAAGTTCCGCAAGGCCGCAGCGGCAGCCGGCTATACTGCCGTGGACTCTACGGAGGATATCCGCCAGAGCTGGGGCGTCGGTTCCATGCTGATCCGCTCTGTTTCCGTGCATGAGGACTCTCTGCGGTTGGACTACTGCAGGCTGGATTCCGCAGATGCCTGCTACCGTTTCTATGCCGCTGCGACCCTCCCCATCACCGGTGAGGTGACGGAGAGCAATACCTTTACTGGTCAGGTCTATGCCGTGGACAGCCCCACGAATTTCGCAGCAAAGATCCGCAGTGGACAGATAATGCTCTATGTGTATACCACGCAGGAGGGCAAGGCCGATGTGCTTGCGTTTCTGGAAGCTGCGGGCTGGTGGAGCGAATAA